Proteins from a genomic interval of Papaver somniferum cultivar HN1 chromosome 4, ASM357369v1, whole genome shotgun sequence:
- the LOC113275889 gene encoding probable protein S-acyltransferase 22: protein MRKHGWQLPYHPLQVVAVAVFLALGFAFYVFFVPFAGNKVVQFVLLCLYTPLITCMFCLYIWCAAADPADPGAFKSKKYLGNAGRIKHTPVKESTHGADSISSRNNTTAREKHSDELSVGRDTLEENSIENDADRLLDRPSCCMFLLGSCTALLCNNSRGHGESANQHMSEDGMFYCSLCKVEVFKYSKHCRVCDKCVNHFDHHCRWINNCIGKRNYRQFFTLMLLALILLIIQWLTGILVMIWAFIERKRFTREITTKLGSSFSLTPFSIVVASCTILAMVATLPLAQLFSFHVLLVKKGIGTYDYIVALREQEQQGVEEGQQSPQMSLASSRTGLSSGSSFNTFQRNAWCTPPRLFLEDQFAVVPSDPSMFVGSSGRRMVHEDPVPKKNPGAVKISPWTLSRLDAQEVSKAAAQARKKSKILQPVARREVGRENGLVSSQMDQMEHCSSKRVRLPAELPLGTIAKVSTKAAESKLNALFLETSTTLAPLQLEARSAFHTSHPMSAASTSIVASSSQLLHSRQLWGSGR, encoded by the exons ATGAGGAAACATGGTTGGCAATTGCCTTACCATCCTCTTCAg GTGGTTGCTGTAGCTGTATTTCTAGCACTTGGGTTTGCTTTTTATGTCTTCTTTGTTCCATTTGCTGGAAACAAAGTGGTTCAGTTTGTTCTTTTATGTCTCTATACTCCCCTT ATTACATGCATGTTCTGCCTATACATATGGTGTGCAGCGGCTGACCCTGCTGACCCTGGTGCCTTCAAGTCCAAAAAATATCTAGGAAATGCCGGCAGAATCAAACATACCCCGGTCAAGGAGTCTACTCATGGAGCAGATTCAATTTCCTCGAGGAATAATACAACTGCACGAGAGAAACATTCAGATGAACTGTCTGTGGGAAGAGACACTCTTGAGGAGAACAGTATTGAAAATGATGCAGATAGACTTTTGGACCGTCCATCATGTTGTATGTTTTTACTGGGATCCTGTACAGCTCTTCTCTGCAATAATTCAAGGGGACATGGAGAATCAGCAAATCAACATATGAGTGAAGATGGCATGTTCTACTGCAGTTTGTGTAAAGTAGAG GTTTTCAAGTACAGCAAGCATTGTAGAGTTTGTGATAAGTGTGTCAACCACTTCGATCATCACTGCAGG TGGATCAACAATTGTATAGGCAAAAGGAACTACCGTCAGTTTTTCACCCTCATGCTTTTGGCCCTAATCCTG CTTATCATACAATGGTTGACTGGAATACTTGTAATGATCTGGGCGTTTATTGAGAGGAAGCGATTCACTCGGGAGATCACCACCAAGCTTGGAAGCAGTTTCTCTTTGACACCCTTCTCTATTGTAGTG GCATCTTGCACTATTTTGGCAATGGTTGCTACTCTACCCCTTGCTCAGCTTTTCTCCTTTCATGTTCTCCTCGTAAAGAAG GGAATTGGCACATATGATTACATTGTAGCCTTGAGGGAGCAGGAACAACAAGGGGTAGAAGAAGGTCAGCAGAGTCCTCAAATGTCCCTTGCAAGTTCACGCACTGGGTTAAGCAGTGGAAGCTCCTTCAATACTTTCCAACGTAATGCTTGGTGTACTCCTCCTCGTTTGTTTCTCGAGGATCAG TTCGCTGTAGTTCCTTCGGACCCCAGCATGTTTGTGGGTTCATCAGGAAGGAGGATGGTACACGAAGACCCAGTACCTAAAAAGAATCCTGGAGCTGTAAAAATCAGTCCATGGACATTATCTCGTTTGGATGCGCAAGAAGTCTCGAAGGCTGCTGCTCAAGCAAGAAAGAAGTCCAAAATCCTGCAGCCTGTAGCACGAAGGGAAGTAGGAAGAGAAAATGGCTTGGTCAGCAGCCAGATGGATCAGATGGAGCACTGTAGTAGTAAACGGGTTCGTCTGCCAGCGGAACTCCCTCTTGGAACCATAGCAAAGGTATCCACAAAAGCTGCCGAAAGCAAACTTAATGCGCTTTTCCTGGAAACTTCTACTACTTTGGCACCTCTGCAACTTGAAGCACGGAGCGCTTTTCACACAAGTCATCCCATGTCAGCAGCTTCGACTTCCATCGTAGCCTCTTCTTCTCAGCTTTTGCATTCTAGACAACTATGGGGTTCAGGTAGATAG
- the LOC113272686 gene encoding uncharacterized protein LOC113272686, translating to MEEMASVPMERTSKIMRRSIHTYLKNYQYFTSTTSLLIFPVSVAVLISQAIIPSSLFLLPTLYTRFQAIFYAAGFPESLQFFSILNLKLSQTICSSIFTLPFTLSFLLLAKSSIIRALHRQNTSSLPPTSSSIFSLCYPLLITHLCNSFMIFAANASALALLFLTFNVIDAFGYTSTNYLLFFSAVGAVVYSVILANTIITCNVASIVSGMENCSGYLAFLKASILMRGRHSTALLLALPFNLGLAAIEALFQYRVVSLFLSSGEFTSLMALEGLVIAYLYSILILLDTITSWEFFNSCKSRMETVDKYYYLVQLLPEEDEEGGAFTCAKNLDYLP from the coding sequence ATGGAAGAAATGGCATCAGTTCCAATGGAGAGAACAAGTAAGATTATGAGAAGATCAATCCACACATacttgaaaaactatcaatacttcACTTCCACTACATCTCTACTCATATTTCCCGTTTCCGTCGCTGTTCTCATCTCTCAAGCCATCATTCCTTCATCTTTGTTCCTTCTTCCAACCCTTTACACTCGGTTTCAGGCCATCTTTTATGCGGCCGGGTTCCCGGAGTCGTTGCAGTTTTTCTCAATTCTCAATCTTAAACTCTCTCAGACAATTTGTTCTTCGATATTCACTCTACCCTTCACTCTTTCATTTCTTCTCCTTGCAAAATCATCCATAATTAGAGCTCTTCATCGTCAGAACACATCGTCTCTTCCACCTACCTCCTCTTCtattttctctctttgttaccCTCTCTTAATAACCCATCTCTGCAATTCATTTATGATTTTCGCAGCCAATGCTTCTGCATTAGCTTTGTTATTTCTCACCTTCAATGTGATTGACGCTTTTGGTTATACCTCCACAAactatcttctcttcttctctgcagtTGGAGCTGTTGTCTATTCAGTTATCCTTGCAAACACTATTATCACCTGCAACGTAGCTTCAATAGTGTCTGGCATGGAGAATTGCAGTGGGTATTTAGCTTTTCTTAAAGCTTCTATTTTGATGAGGGGAAGGCATTCAACTGCTCTTTTGTTGGCTCTTCCTTTCAATTTGGGTTTAGCTGCAATTGAAGCTTTGTTTCAGTACAGAGTGGTCAGCCTTTTTCTTAGTTCAGGAGAGTTCACTTCTTTAATGGCTCTTGAAGGATTAGTGATAGCTTACTTGTATTCCATCCTCATCCTCCTTGACACAATTACATCCTGGGAATTCTTCAATAGCTGCAAGTCTCGAATGGAAACAGTAGATAAGTACTATTACCTGGTTCAGCTTCTACCGGAGGAAGATGAGGAGGGTGGTGCCTTCACTTGTGCAAAGAATTTAGACTACCTCCCATGA